The Pyxidicoccus sp. MSG2 DNA segment CCACGCGGCTGACGCTGGACGTGGCGCTGAACACCAACGGCGCCGCGCAGATAACGGGCGCGAGCACGGTGGCCGGGGAGAGCGCGCCGGACTACCGCCGGGCGTACCGGCCGGAGGCCACGCGCAAGTCCACCTTCGAGCGCGCCTGGGCGCAGAGCTTCCCGGGCCTGACGGTGCAGGAAGTGAAGCTGAGCGACACCACGCGGCTGGACGACGACGTGGCGCTGGACTTCAAGATGAACATTCCGCGCTACGCGGAGGTGCTGCCCAACGGCATGCGCTTCCTGCCCTTCGGCACGGGCCGCACGTACCAGCAGGCGTACGCGTCGCTCGCCGAGCGCCGCTTCGACCTGATGATGCAGGGCCCGTGGCTCAACAGCTTCACGCTGCGCTACGCGCTGCCCGCCGGCTGGACGGTGACGGAGCTGCCGCAGGCGGTGGAGGAGAAGACGAAGTTCGGCTACGTGAAGCTGAGCTACCGCGTGGACGGCGGCAAGCTGGTGGCGGATGGGGAGATGGCTCTCACCGCCGCGCGCGTGAAGGCGGACGACTACGCCGAGTTCCGAGAGTTCCTCGGCCGCGTGGACCGCGCCTTCGGGCGCCGGGTGCTCGTCCAGGGCCCCGGCAGCCGCACCGCGTCCGCGGCGCAGTAGCCGCTTCCGGCTTCGCGCTCGCGGTGGCACGGCGGGCGCGAGGCCACCGGAACAGCCCCAGGCAGTGACACGGCCCGTCGGTGGAAGCTGCTTCCACCCGCGGGCCGTCGTCTGTCCGGAGCCCGGCTATGGCTGCTCGGGCGCGCTCAAGGCGGCGACGATGATGCCGCCAGCGATGCGGGGCTGGTCCTGCCCCATGCGAAGCGTGTTGACGGAGTAGACGAGGCGCCGCCGCAAGTCGCGCGTGGCGCCCATCCCGTTGTTGTAGCCGTGCCTGTCCCCGCTCTTCCCCCACAGGGTGAAGCCGTTGACGACGAAGCGGCCCAGGCCCGCGGCGAAGCTGGCGCGGCCTCCCTTCACGTCGGGCACGTCCGGCACGGTGAACATCTCCTCCAACTGCGCGCGCGGCAGCAGCCGCCCCTTGAAGAGCGCGACGAGGAAGCGGTCCAGGTCGGCGGTGGTGGAAATCATCTCCCCCGCCGCCCAGGGCACGGACTGGCTGGCCACGGTGACGTCCACCAGGCACCTGCCCTGGTACGCGGTGGCCCCCGCCGGGCAGCCCTCCCCTTCCGCCGCGACGATTTCGTAGCCATGGGCATGCGGCCCCGGAATCGTCACGTCGTTGCCAGGCACGGAGGTGTCCCGCAGGTGCAGCGGGCGGAGGATGCGCGAGTGCACCTCTTCTCCATAGGGACGGCCCGTCACCTTCTCGATGAGCAGCCCGGCGACGATGTAGCCGATGTTGCCGTACTCCTGCTGTGTGCCCGGCTCGAAGCGGGGCCCCTCCGGGAGCGCCAGCGCGACGAGCTCGCGAGGGCTGAAGCGGCGGTAGCGGTTCTCGAAGAACCACGCGGGGTCCTTCTGCGGCACCGGCACCCCGGGCAGGCCGTGGGTGTAGTTGAGCAACTGCCTCACGGTGATGGGTGCATAGACGCCGTCGGGCAGCAGGCGCGGCAGGTAGTGCTGGACGGGCCGGTCCAGGTCCACGCGGCCCTCGGCGACGAGCTGCAGCACCACGGTGGCGGTGAACACCTTGGTCATGCTGCCGATGCGGAAGCGCGCGTCCGCGGGAATCGGCGCCCCGGTGCGGATGTCCGCCACGCCCGAGCTCCCGAGCCAGTGCCCGTCCGCGCCACTCACCCGGACCAGGGCGCCCGTCACCTCGCCATTCGGAAGGTTGGCGATGGCCTGCCGCAGGGCCTCGCGATTCAGCGGCGGCAGGGGCGACTGGCCCGCCTCCAGCGTCAGCTCACCCGACTCCAGCTCGCCCACCTCCGGCTCGCTTCCGGCCGGAGCCTCGGGTCCGCAGGCGGGGGCCATGAAGCTCGCGAGCAACGCCATGCCGACCCGCAGTCCGCGGTGAAGGACAGCCATGTTCCATCTCCTGTTGGGGGAAGGCCGGCGATGCCGGCTGGCAGATGGAACACCGGCGCCTCGCGGCGCTGTCACCGGGGCTTCAGGAGAACAGTGCGCCGAGCAGCTTGCGGACCTCGCCGGGCCCGTTGACGCGGAAGGCGGCGCGCGTGGGCTTGTGGCCCGCGTTGATGGTGAGCCCGCCCGGGGGGATGGCCGCGAAGAGGTCCTCGTCCGTGCGGTCATCGCCAATGGCCACCACCAGCGTGCCCGGCGCGAGCCCCTGCGTGGCCTCGCCCACCACGCGGCCCTTGTGCACGCCGTGGGGACGGACCTCCACCACCCGGTCTCCGGGCAGCACGTCCATGTGCTGCCCGGCGAACGTCTCCATCAGCAGCAGGCGCAGCTCGCGGGCCTGGATGGCGCCGAACTCCGGGTCCACCATCCGGTAGTGCCACGCCAGCGACGCCGTCTTCTCCTCCAGGAACGAGCCCGGCACCCGCTCGCAGAAGGCGCCCAGCACCGGCCGCGCGCTGGCCTTCCACTCGAAGGACACGCCCTCCAGCATGCGCCATGGCTGGCCCGGCCGCGTGCGGGACCAGAGGCCGTGCTCCGCGTGCAGGCTCATGGGCAGCTCGCCGAACCACGCCTCCAACGTCTCCTTGGGCCGGCCGCTGACGATGCTCAGCGAGGTGTTCGGCCGTGCCAGCAGCTTCGCCAGCAGCGCTCGCAGGGCATCGTCCGGCGCTGCGAGCTCCGGCCGGGACGCGAAGCCCACCAGCGTCCCATCGTAATCCAGTAGCAGGTGCAGCCGGGGTGACGCTTTCATCAACTCCAGCGCCTCGGCGCCGCTGCCCGTCTTCCGCTCCGCCATGGAGGGCAGGGACTGGAGCCGGTTGAGGAAGCTGCCCGTCCACCAGTGCACGTCGTGGGACTTCACGCCCTCACGCAGGGCGCGCATCCGCTTTCGGCGCTCGTCCTCGCCCAGCTCCAGCGCCTCTTCAATCGTGTCCGCCATGGCCTCCACGTCGAACGCGTTGACGATGAGGGCGCTGTCCATCTCCGCGGCGGCGCCGGCGAACTCGCTGAGCACCAGCACGCCGTCCTCGTCCGGGCGGGACGCACAGAACTCCTTGGCCACCAGATTCATGCCGTCGCGCACCGGGGTGACGAGCATGACGTCCGCCGCGCGGTACAGCCCCACGAGCTGCTTCTCGTTGAAGGAGCGGTAGAGGTAGTGCACCGGCACGTTGTGGACGCCGCCGTACAGGCCGTTGATGCGGCCCACCAGCTCGTCCACCTTCTCGCGGTAGGCGGCGTAGGCCTCCACCTGGGTGCGGCTGGGCACGGCCACCTGGATGAAGCGCAGGCGCCCGCGCCAGGCGGGCTCGCGCTCCAGCACGCGCTGCACGGCGAGCAGCCGGCGCGGAATGCCCTTGGTGTAGTCCAGCCGGTCGATGCCCAGGAGGATGCGCTGCCCTTCCGCCTTCCGGCGCAGGGTGGCCACCTCCTCCAGCACACCCGCGTCGTTGGCGAGCGACTCGAAGGCCGCGGCGTCGATGCCCATGGGGAAGGCGCCCACCCGCACCTCGCGGCCGTCCCAGATGACGCGGTCGATGTCCGTGTCCAGCCCGAGCTGCCGCATCAGCGCCCCGGAGAAGTGCCGCACGTAGCTCACCGTGTGGAAGCCGATGAGGTCCGCGCCGAGCAGTCCCTTGAGCAGCGCCTGGCGCCGGGGAAGGGTGCTGAAGACTTCCGACGACGGGAAGGGGATGTGGTGGAAGTAGCCGATGCGCGCGTCGGGCAGCCGCTGGCGCAACATGCCGGGCACCAGCATGAGCTGGTAGTCATGCACCCAGATGGTATCGCCCGGCTGGTAGTGGTGGACGACAAGGTCGGCGAAGCGCTCGTTGACCTTGCGGTAGATTTCCCAGTCCCGGTCCTGCCGGGGAATCCGGTCCACCATGTAGTGGCACAGCGGCCAGAGGACGCGGTTGGAGTAGCCCTCGTAGTAGCGGCTCACCTCGCTGGCGCTGAGGTAGAGCGGCACGCAGCGCATGGCCTCGAGCTGGGATTCGACCTTGGCGCGCTGGGCGTCCGTCAGGCGGGAGACATCGCCGGGCCAGCCCAGCCAGACACCGCCGGAGCGCTCATGGGGACGGCGCAGGCCGGTGGCGAGGCCTCCCGCACTGCGCACCACGGAGACGCTGTCCTTCTCCACCTTGACGGTGACAGGGAGGCGATTGGAGACGAGCAGGAGTCGGGACATAGGCCCCTGACGCTTAGTCACTCCCTCCGGGGATGGCCATGGTTGAAAGGGGCAGCGTGCTGGATGGTGGACCCTCGGGACCGCCCGGTGGGACCCAGCCCAGACGGGTCAACAGCGCGGGCTCGCGGCCCGGCTTCCAGATGAAGGCATCCAGCACGTAGTGCGTGGCCTGCGGCAGCGCCAGCAGCGGCACCACCAGGGCGAGCAGGTCCTCCGGGAGCTCCACGGTGCTCACCCCGAAGAGGGGAGCCCGCTCGTGCCAGATGAGCCAATCCCAGAGCCCCTCTTCCATCAGGGCCAGCACTCCGAGGAACAGGATGAAGCCCGGCAGCCCCGCGCGCAGGAGGGCCCCGCCCACGCCATAGCCGCCTTCCGCGCGCCGCCCGCGTGCGTAGCGAAACAGCAGCGCGAAGTACGGGACGCCGTGGAGCACGATGTTCATCACGGTGAAGGCGAAGTCATCCTTCGCGAGGACGATGCCGCCGAACCACGCCACCCACGTGGCGGCCACCAGGAGCACCTTGCCCGCCTGCAAGCCTTCGCCGCGTGTCACGCGCAGCGCCTGGAAACCCACCCAGACCGCGAGGACGACGGCATGGACGGCCAGAGCCACCGTCCCCACCCCGCGGGGCATACCGGAGAGGAAGTCGCCCTCCACGAACCACCAGAAGTCGCGAGGCAGGTTCGCGTGCCACCAGACGACGGGGCCCAGGGTGGCGGCGTAGATGGCGGCGGCGTCCAGGCGGCGCTCGGCGGTGGAGGCGCGGACCTTGCGGCCGTAGAGGGCCACCCAGCCGTACTGCTGGCGGACGAAGTGCGTGAGGGCCACGTAGGCGAACAGCGTCCAGAAGGCCTGGGGGGACACGAGGTACGCCGTCACGCCCGCGACATACGCGGCGAGCGGTGCGCCCAGGTAGAGGCCGGGGCGGCGGCGCAGCTCGTCGGTGTCCAGATAGGTGCGGAACAACGTGGACCAGACATGGGCCACGTCCACGCAGACGACGAAGAGGACCCAGGCCCACAGCGGCGTGTCTCCCACCGCGCCGAGCCACGGCGCGGTGAGCACGAAGGCCACGGACACCAGCGCGCTGCCGGCGAAGACGGTCAGGTCCACTCCCGGACTGAACAACCAGCCCTGGGAGGGCGAGAGGAGGCGGGGCATCGGAGTCCGCAGACTATCACCGACTCCGAGCCACTTTCTCAGGCCGTTGAGAGCAGGTCAGGCGACTATGCTTCGTCGGCGATAAGCAGCCTTCTTGCGTGAGCACAGATGCCCCGTTTCTTCTGGTTGCGCCGCGATGAGGCCACAGCGACGACGTACGATGGCGAAGTCGACGCGGCGCACAGATGGAGACTGCCCGGCGTGAGCTGCCACACGTGCGGAGCGACCTGGGGCGGAGCAGGTCACCAGTACCCGTGCGTTGACCTATCGCAACTGTCCGAGCGCCACGAGTTCGAGAAGGCCAGACCCGAGCCCTTCCCCGAGTTCGCACGCCTTCGTGAGCTGGTGCGCCCTTTCGCGCCTCCCCATGCAACGCTGCCACCCGGAACAGCCTTCGGGTCGCTGGTCGGTCGTGCCTTCGGGAAGTTCGGCCCCTTCGGATGGTGGGGCAGTTCCATGCTGCTGGTACGCCGTGCCTCGCTAGAACTTCTTCAAGCGGAAGGCGTACGGGGACTGCTCGGCTGCCGCACGGAGCTGCGCTTCCGGCAGAAGGACCCGCCGGAACTGCTGGAACTCCAAATCGAGCCGCACGGCAGACTCCACCCGGACTGCATTCCCCCGGATGAGCCTCCACCGTGCGTCACCTGTGGCCGGTTCGGACTCGCGCGGCCAGATGAGCCCATCCTGGACGCGGCCTCCCTGCCCCCGGAACTCGACCTGTTCCGGCTCGGCAACTTCGCCACGATGATCATCGGCACCGAGCGGTTCAAGGAGGCCGTGCAGCGCCTGGAGCTGCACGGCCTCACCTTCCGCGAGCTCCAGACGCGCTAACGCACGACGATGTTGACCACCTTGTCGGGCACGACGATGACCTTGCTCACCGTCTTCCCGCCCTCGAGCTGCCGGACGACGTTGGGCAGCGCCAGCGCCCGCTCACGCACCTCGGCCTCCGGCGTGCCGCGCTCCACCTCCACGCTGCCGCGCAGCTTGCCGTTCACCTGGACGGCGTACGTCACCTGCGCATCCACCGTCAGCGCCACGTCGAACACAGGCCACTCCTGCTCCAGCAGGAAGCCCTTCCCACCGAGCCGCTCCCACGCCTCGTCCCCCAGGTGCGGCGCGAAGGGGCCCACCAGCTTGACCAGCGTGACGAGGTCCTCGCGCGTGCTCCCCTTCGAGGTCAGCTCGTTCGTGTACGTCATCAGCGCCGCGATGGCCGTGTTGAACTGGAGCCGCTCCAGGTCCGCCGTCACGCGCTGAATCGTCTTGTGGCGCAGCTTCAGGTGCGGGTCGCCCTCGGGGACGCGGGACGGTGCGTGCTCCTCGACCAAGCGCCACGCACGGCGCAGGAATCGGCCGCAGCCCTCGATGGCCCTCGGGTCCCAGGGCTTGGGCAATTCGAACTCGCCCATGAACAGCTCGTACAGACGCAGCACGTCCGCGCCGTGCTCGGCCACCACGGTGTCGGGGTTGACGCCGTTGAGCTTGGACTTGGCCATCTTCTCGACCTGGACCTTCAGCGTCTCGCCCGTGGCGCGCAGAATCGCCGTCTCGCCGCGCAGCTCCACCTCCTCCAGCGCGTGGTAGTGCTCCGCCGCGTCCACGTACGTGTAGGCCAGCACCGTGCCCTGGTGGCGCAGCTTGCGGAACGGCTCCTTCGTGGAGACCTGGCCCAGGTCGAACAGCACCTTGTGCCAGAACCGTGCGTACAGCAGGTGGAGCACCGCGTGCTCCGCGCCGCCCACGTACAGGTCCACGTTCATCCACTGGCGCTCGGCCTCCTTCGACCAGGGCGCCTGCTCGTTCGTCGGGTCCAGGTAGCGCAGGTAGTACCAGCACGAGCCCGCCCACTGCGGCATCGTGTTCGTCTCGCGCCGGCCCGGGCCTCCGCACTTCGGGCACTCCGTCTCCAGCCACTCGGGAATCGTGGCCAGCGGAGACTCGCCGGTGCCGGACGGCTCGTAGCGTTCCACCTCCGGCAGCGTGACGGGCAGCTGGTCCTCGGGCACCGGCACGGCGCCGCACTTCGCGCAGTGGATGATGGGAATGGGCTCGCCCCAGTAGCGCTGGCGCGAGAAGATCCAATCGCGCAGGCGGTAGCTCACCGTGCGCTTCCCCTGACCCCGTGTCTCCAACGTGGCCACCACCCGCTGCTTCACGTCGGCGGTGGGCAAGCCGTCCAGCGCTCCTGAATTCACCGCGACACCGTTGCCCGTGAAGGCCTTGTCCGGCTCGGGCTGCGCACCGTCCACCGGACGCACCACCTGACGGATGGGCAGGCCGAACTTCACCGCGAACTCGTGGTCTCTCGCGTCGTGCGCGGGCACGGCCATGATGGCGCCGGTGCCGTAGGTCGCCAGGACGTAGTCGGCAATCCAGATGGGGATGCGCTCGCCGTTGATGGGATTGACCGCGTGGCTGCCCGTGAAGGCGCCCGTCTTCTCCTTCGCCAATTCCGTGCGCTCCAAATCACTCTTGAGCCGCGCGGCCGCCTGATAGTCCGTCACCGAGGCGCGCTGCTCCGCTGTCGTCAGCGACTCGACCAGGCCGTGCTCGGGCGACAGCACCAGGTATGTCGCGCCGTACAGCGTGTCCGGGCGGGTGGTGAACACGCGAATCTCCGAGCCCGCCGCCTGCCCGTCCGCCACGCGGAAGGACACCTCGGCGCCCTCGGAGCGGCCAATCCAGTTGCGCTGCATGGCCAGCGTGGACTCGGGCCAGTCGACCTTGGCCAGGTCCTCCAGCAACCGGTCCGCATACGCGGTGATGCGCAGCATCCACTGGCGCAAATCCTTGCGCTCCACCTGGGTGCCGCAGCGCTCACACCGGCCACCGGCGGCCTCCTCATTGGCCAGTCCCGTCTTGCACGAGGGACACCAGTTGATGGGCATCACGCTCTCGTACGCGAGCCCCTGCTTGAACAACTGCAGGAAGATCCACTGGGTCCACCGGTAGTAGCGCGGGTCGGTGGTGTTGACCTCGCGCTCCCAGTCGTAGGCGAAGCCCACGGAGTCAATCTGTCTGCGGAAGTTGGAGACGGCCTGCTCGGTGGTGACGCGCGGGTGGATGCCCGTCTTGATGGCGTAGTTCTCCGCCGGCAGGCCGAAGGCATCCCAGCCCATGGGGTGAAGCACGTTCCAGCCCTGCATCCGCTTCCACCGCGTCAGCACGTCGGTGGCCGTGTAGCCCTCGCAGTGTCCGACATGCAGCCCCGCGCCGGAGGGGTACGGAAACATGTCGAGTGCGTAGAACTTCGGCTTCTTCGGGTCGAACGTCGTCCGGTGCAGGCGGGCGTCGCGCCAGCGCGCCTGCCATTTCGGCTCTACCTCACGGGGGTCAAAGGGCATGGTGCCTTTTAGTACGCCCGCGTCGCGGCATTCCTGACCTGACCCGACGGGTCGTCGCCAGCAGGACCGAGCCGCTGATGCGATATGAACGCTCGCACCATGCGCAGCGCCCCGCCGACTCCCGACAGCCCCACCCCGCCGCTCCGGACGGCGGCCGGTAGCGCAACGGGAGCCCTCCACCCTCCCCCACCCCGCTTCCGCCAGCGACTGCTCGTGGTGATGCTGCTCGCGGGCCTCGTGCCACTGGTGCTGCTCGGCCTGCTCGCGCAGGGCGCGCTGGAGCGGGTGCTGTCCGTCTCCATCGCCCCCGTGGAGGGCGTGCTGGACGGCGTCTCCTCGGACCTGGAGCGCCGGGGCCTGCCCCAGGACGCGCTGAACGAAGCTCGCCTCAACCTCGCCCAGGCGGAATTGGCGCGGCGGGCCCTGGTGCGCCGCGTGCCCGCCTTCATCGCCGCGCTGGTGCTCGTCTCCGGCGCAGTGCTCGCCCTGGCCGCCGTGCTGCTCGGCCGTGCCCTCACGCGCCCCGTGGCCACCCTCACCGAGGGCATGTGGGCCTATGCACGCGGGGACCTCACCGTGCGCCTCGCCACGCCCGAACAGCCGCGCGACGAGCTCCAGTTCCTCCTGGGCCAGTTCAACCGCATGGGCCAGGAACTGCTCGCCCAGCGCGAGCGCCTCAAGTCCGCCGAGCAGATTGCCGCCTGGCAGGACGTGGCCCGCGCCCTGGCCCACGAGCTGAAGAACCCGCTCACCGCAATGAAGCTCTCGCTCGCGCGTCTGTCCCGCACGGACGCGAGCATGCCCACCGACTCCACCCGCATCTCAGAGGCCGTGGCCCTCCTCCAGGAGGAGGTGGACCTCCTGATGCGGATGACCCAGAGCTTCTCCACCTTCGCGAGGCTCCCCGCCCCGCGCTTCCAGGACGTGGCCCTGCGCCCCCTCCTGGCCGAAATCTGTACCCTCTACGCGGGCACCTCGCCCGTCCCCGTGGAGCTCGTCCCCGGCCCCGACGCCTCCCTGCGCGCGGACCCGGACGGTCTGCGCCGCCTCTTCGGCAACCTGGTGAAGAACGCCACCGAGGCCTCTCCCACCGGAGCCCCTCCGGTGCGCGTCGCGCTGGAAGCTCTCGACGGCGGCGCCGTGCGTGTCACCGTGATGGACGGAGGCAGCGGTGTGACTGGCGTGCTGGAAGGCCCCGCCCTCACGCGCGGGCTCTTCAGCACCAAGCCCGAGGGCAGCGGCCTGGGCCTGCCCATCTCCCAGAAAATCGTCCACGAGCACGGCGGCACGCTGCGCCTGGAACCGGCCTCGGGTGGCGGTACGCTGGCGCGCGTGGACCTGCCCCTCGCTCCTCCCTCCGCCCCGGCCACCGCATGAAGCCAGGTCCCCGCATCCTCGTCGTCGACGACGACCCCGGCGTCCTCAAGGCCCTGCGCGGGCTGCTGAGCGACGAGGGCTTCACCCCGGTGGAGGCCCGCTCCACCGCCGAGGCCATCCGCCTGCTCGACGCGCCCGAGGGCCCGCCCGCGGCGATGCTGCTCGACATCCGCATGCCCGGAGAGACGGGGCTGGAGCTCCTCGCGCGCCTGCCCAGGCCGCTGCCCGCGCCGGTGGTGGTGCTATCCGGCGAGGCCTCTCCCGCGGAGGCGGTGCAGGCGCTGAAGCTGGGCGCCACCGACTTCGTGGAGAAGCCGCCCTCGCCCGAGCGGCTCCTCACGGCGCTGCGCAACGCGATGGTGCTGGGCGAGCTCCAGGAGGAGCGAGAGCGGCTGCTGGACGCGCTCGCCCGCCCCGGTCACCTCGTGGGCGAGAGCCCCGCCATGGAGACGTTGCGCCGGCTCATCACCCGTGTGGGGCCGAGCGACACGGCGGTGCTCATCACCGGCGAGACGGGCACGGGCAAGGAGCGCGTCGCGCGGGCGCTGCACCTCGCCTCGGGGCGCAAGGGCCGGCTCGTCGCCGTCAACTGCGCGGCCATTCCCTCCACGCTGCTGGAGAGCGAGCTGTTCGGCCACGAGAAGGGCGCCTTCTCCGGCGCGGTGTCCCGGCGCGCGGGCCGGATTGAACAGGCGCACGGCGGCACGCTGTTCCTGGACGAGCTGGGCGACATGCCGCTGGAGCTCCAGGCCAAGCTGCTGCGCGTGCTGGAGACGAAGGAGGTGGAGCGGCTGGGCGGCTCGGTGCCGGTGCCGGTGGACGCGCGCATCCTCGCGGCCACGCACCAGGACCTCGCCCGCGCGGTGAAGGAGGGCCGCTTCCGGCAGGACCTCTTCTTCCGCCTCAACGTGATGCCGCTGCAGCTTCCGCCGCTGCGGGAGCGTCCCGATGATTTGCTTCCACTGGCCCGCGCCTTCGCCGCCGAGCTCGCCGGGCCCAACGTGCCGCTGGTGCTGGCTCCCGGAGCGGAAGTGGCCCTGCACGCGTACGCCTGGCCCGGCAACGTGCGCGAGCTGCGCAACCTCATCGAGCGCCTCAACCTGCTGCGTGGTGACGGCCCGCTCACGCTCGGCCCCGAGGCCATCCAAGGGCCGTTGGCCCCTGCCGCGCCCTCGCGTCCCACGCTGGGGGACAGGAGCTACCGCGAGCACGTGGAGGACTTCGAGAAGGACCTCATCCGCGCCGCGCTCCAGGAAGGCGGCAGCATCGCCGGAGCCGCGCGGCTGCTGCAGGTGGACCGCGGCAACCTCTACCGCCGCATCAAGGCGCTCGGGCTCCCCGTGTCCTGACGGGGCCGAGGTCGCTCCTGGGCGCAATCTGAAGTAAGATTGCATTTGCAACGCCCACCCAGGAGGACACATGAAGAAGGCCCTGTTGCTCCCATGGCTGCTGCTGGTCGCTGCGTGTGGTGGTGCCGAAGTGACGGCGGAGGAAACCGCGCCGCCCACCACGCCCACCCCGCTGCTTGCCTCCCAGGAGGAAAGCGTCATCCAGCCTGCCTTCTGGTACACGTGCAACCTGCCGTGCCGGCCGGGCTACTGCGCCACCAGCTCCATCTACTATCCGGACTGTGCCCCTTTCGGCTCCACGACGCGGTACACCTGTACGCCGTGCAGCGGCGGCCCTGTCGACCCGTAACCGGGCCCGGCGTCCACCGCTCTCCGCGTCCTGCTCCCGCTGAGACCTCCCGTGCGGCCACGCAACCGTGGCCGCATTGCGTCGATAATCCCTCCCGGACACCGGAAGCCCCCACCGGGAGAGCAGTTTCATGTCGAACCGCATTGGCCGCCCCTCGCTCACCTCCACCGTGCCGGCGCCAACCGCGGCCACTCCAGAGCGCGCCGCGCGTCCCGCTGGAGCAGAGAAGGCACCCGTCTCCCGCTCCCTGGCCGACGGGTTCGACTCGGGCGCCACCCGGCCGAGCCAGACGTCCCCGCGCGGTGCTGCGCTGCTGACGGGCACGAGCGCCCCGGCCTCCGTCGCCGCGTCGAAGGCCGCCGAGCTGCAGCCCCAGGTCCACGGCGCCACCGGCTACGAGGCCCACTTCGGCATGGGCGGTCGCACCGCGCGCGCCGTCGTGGAGGGCCAGGGCCAGGTCGCGCTGCCCACCGGCAATGGCCGGGGCCCCTCCTTCCACGCGGAGGCGGGCAAGCCGCTGACAGTCACGGTGGACCCCGCGCGCCTGTCGAAGTCCGCCGAGAAGGCCGAGCTGGTCTGGCGCGTGGCGCCCGGGGGGACGGAAGTGGCCATCCCCCTCACGGACGGCTCGCGCGACGCGAGCGGCCGGCTCAACACGCTGCCCGCGCGCATTGACGTCCCGGAGGACGCCTTCGGCACGCTGCGCATCTCCATCCGCACCACGGGCGCGGACGGCAAGCAGTCCAGCTCGTGGGACCCCAGCTCCGACGCGGCCATTGCCCCGAAGGAGGGCGCGGCCGTCGTCTTCACCGACGACTGGAAGACCCAGGTCGAAGGCAAGCTGCGCGCGGGCGACAAGGTCGACATTGCGTATGACCGGGACAGGCTCGCCGCGATGCTGGGCGGCGTGACGCCCTCGGACGTCGTCGCGTGCGTGTCCTTCAACGGCGAGCCTCCCCGGGAGGTGCCGCTCATGGTGCAGCCGGGTGAGGGAGGCACGCAGGGGACGATGTTCATGCCCTCGCTCCAGGTTCCCGTCGAGGCGACGGAGATGACCCTCTGGTTCAAGGGCCAGGGCCAGGGGAACACGAGCTACGACTCGTCCTTCGGGCAGAACTTCAAGTTCAAGGTGGGCCCCGCGCGCGACGACGCGGACCCGTCGTGGAAGGCGGAGCTCTTGCGCAGCAAGAGCTTCCCCAACCTCCAGGCGGAGGACTTCGTCGGCATCGGCCCGTCGTCGCAGCGCTACAACTGCATCGCCTGGACGCTGGGCATCCAGGACCAGTGGGTGTGGCCGGGCACGCGCCTGGAGGACTTCGACAAGCTGTATGCGCAGCAGGGCTACCAGCCGATGTCCTCGCTGGACCTGAGCAACGACCCCAATCTGGAGAAGGTCGTCGTCTACGGGCTCAAGCCGAAGACGGGCACGGGCCCGATTGAAGTGACGCACGGCGCGCTCATGGACGAGCAGGGACGCCTGACGAGCAAGATTGGCACCCAGCCGCTCATCCGCCACAACAGCGCTGACGACCTCACCGGCCCTTCGTATGGTGAGCCGGTGCGCGTCTACGTCCGTCCCCGTCAGCCCGCGGTGAACAACTCATGAGCAGCGTGGGTGCCCGCTTCGAAGCGCTGGCGAAGGAGTGGGAGGAGCACTGCGCGGAGCACCGCGAGGCGTCCAACCCCTACGTGTTCCTCAACCACCCCTCGTTCGAATCCATCGTCGCCCTGGGCCGGCCCGCCGTGCCCCTGATTGTCGAGCGCTACCGCGAGGGGAGCGTCTTCTGGGGCGCGGCCCTGCGGCGGATGACGGGGGTCACCACGTTCGGTGACGGCGTCGTCGGCAACCTCGACGCCACCCGGCGCGGCTGGCTCAAGTGGTGGGAGGAGAACCAGGCGTCCTTCGGCGGCCGGGCGTCCTGAGCGGACTCACGGCCGGCCCGCATCCACGGGTGGCTCCGGGGCCTTCGCGGAGACGGCTCGCAGCGGCGCGTCGCTTCCGAGGCTGATGAAGGGCGCCCAGTAGTA contains these protein-coding regions:
- the leuS gene encoding leucine--tRNA ligase, producing MPFDPREVEPKWQARWRDARLHRTTFDPKKPKFYALDMFPYPSGAGLHVGHCEGYTATDVLTRWKRMQGWNVLHPMGWDAFGLPAENYAIKTGIHPRVTTEQAVSNFRRQIDSVGFAYDWEREVNTTDPRYYRWTQWIFLQLFKQGLAYESVMPINWCPSCKTGLANEEAAGGRCERCGTQVERKDLRQWMLRITAYADRLLEDLAKVDWPESTLAMQRNWIGRSEGAEVSFRVADGQAAGSEIRVFTTRPDTLYGATYLVLSPEHGLVESLTTAEQRASVTDYQAAARLKSDLERTELAKEKTGAFTGSHAVNPINGERIPIWIADYVLATYGTGAIMAVPAHDARDHEFAVKFGLPIRQVVRPVDGAQPEPDKAFTGNGVAVNSGALDGLPTADVKQRVVATLETRGQGKRTVSYRLRDWIFSRQRYWGEPIPIIHCAKCGAVPVPEDQLPVTLPEVERYEPSGTGESPLATIPEWLETECPKCGGPGRRETNTMPQWAGSCWYYLRYLDPTNEQAPWSKEAERQWMNVDLYVGGAEHAVLHLLYARFWHKVLFDLGQVSTKEPFRKLRHQGTVLAYTYVDAAEHYHALEEVELRGETAILRATGETLKVQVEKMAKSKLNGVNPDTVVAEHGADVLRLYELFMGEFELPKPWDPRAIEGCGRFLRRAWRLVEEHAPSRVPEGDPHLKLRHKTIQRVTADLERLQFNTAIAALMTYTNELTSKGSTREDLVTLVKLVGPFAPHLGDEAWERLGGKGFLLEQEWPVFDVALTVDAQVTYAVQVNGKLRGSVEVERGTPEAEVRERALALPNVVRQLEGGKTVSKVIVVPDKVVNIVVR
- a CDS encoding sensor histidine kinase, coding for MNARTMRSAPPTPDSPTPPLRTAAGSATGALHPPPPRFRQRLLVVMLLAGLVPLVLLGLLAQGALERVLSVSIAPVEGVLDGVSSDLERRGLPQDALNEARLNLAQAELARRALVRRVPAFIAALVLVSGAVLALAAVLLGRALTRPVATLTEGMWAYARGDLTVRLATPEQPRDELQFLLGQFNRMGQELLAQRERLKSAEQIAAWQDVARALAHELKNPLTAMKLSLARLSRTDASMPTDSTRISEAVALLQEEVDLLMRMTQSFSTFARLPAPRFQDVALRPLLAEICTLYAGTSPVPVELVPGPDASLRADPDGLRRLFGNLVKNATEASPTGAPPVRVALEALDGGAVRVTVMDGGSGVTGVLEGPALTRGLFSTKPEGSGLGLPISQKIVHEHGGTLRLEPASGGGTLARVDLPLAPPSAPATA
- a CDS encoding sigma-54-dependent transcriptional regulator gives rise to the protein MKPGPRILVVDDDPGVLKALRGLLSDEGFTPVEARSTAEAIRLLDAPEGPPAAMLLDIRMPGETGLELLARLPRPLPAPVVVLSGEASPAEAVQALKLGATDFVEKPPSPERLLTALRNAMVLGELQEERERLLDALARPGHLVGESPAMETLRRLITRVGPSDTAVLITGETGTGKERVARALHLASGRKGRLVAVNCAAIPSTLLESELFGHEKGAFSGAVSRRAGRIEQAHGGTLFLDELGDMPLELQAKLLRVLETKEVERLGGSVPVPVDARILAATHQDLARAVKEGRFRQDLFFRLNVMPLQLPPLRERPDDLLPLARAFAAELAGPNVPLVLAPGAEVALHAYAWPGNVRELRNLIERLNLLRGDGPLTLGPEAIQGPLAPAAPSRPTLGDRSYREHVEDFEKDLIRAALQEGGSIAGAARLLQVDRGNLYRRIKALGLPVS